A region from the Paenibacillus humicola genome encodes:
- a CDS encoding lactonase family protein, producing MSDQLFYVGSYASESEEGILLCRLNGETGELVKVAGTAGIENPSFLALNRSANRLYAVSETSEGHVAGFAVDPQEGEFELLGQHPTLGAHPCHIAFARHERFAVVVNYSGGNVDVFPVQEDGSLGEMADNILHEGHGPRADRQEKAHPHSSIVDPADGTVIVADLGLDKLIRYELGGANGKLTKRSETPGTPAAGPRHMAFHPERPVLYVVNELDSTVSVYGNADRSGPLPLLQTITTLPESFEGENTCADIHLTKDGRFLYASNRGHDSITVYRTDNEGGLELVQHVSTGGRTPRNFALSNDERYLLAANQDSNRIVSFSLDGETGRLAPTGHTLEAGKPVCIRFVPSE from the coding sequence ATGAGCGATCAATTGTTTTATGTCGGTTCGTACGCTTCCGAATCGGAGGAAGGCATTCTGCTCTGCCGGCTTAACGGGGAGACGGGGGAGCTTGTGAAAGTGGCGGGAACGGCCGGCATCGAAAATCCGTCCTTCCTTGCGCTGAACCGCAGCGCAAACCGGCTGTACGCGGTGAGCGAAACGTCCGAAGGGCATGTCGCCGGATTCGCCGTCGATCCGCAAGAAGGCGAATTCGAGCTGCTCGGTCAGCATCCGACGCTTGGCGCCCATCCCTGCCACATCGCGTTTGCCCGTCATGAACGATTCGCTGTCGTCGTCAATTACAGCGGCGGCAACGTAGACGTTTTTCCGGTGCAGGAAGACGGCTCGCTCGGCGAAATGGCGGACAACATCCTTCACGAAGGGCACGGTCCGCGCGCCGACCGGCAGGAGAAGGCGCATCCGCATTCCTCGATCGTCGATCCCGCGGACGGAACGGTCATCGTCGCCGATCTCGGCCTGGACAAGCTGATTCGGTACGAACTCGGCGGAGCGAACGGCAAGCTGACGAAGCGAAGCGAGACGCCGGGAACGCCGGCGGCGGGGCCGCGTCATATGGCGTTCCATCCGGAACGGCCGGTACTGTACGTTGTAAACGAGCTGGACAGCACCGTCAGCGTGTACGGCAATGCGGACCGTTCCGGGCCGCTTCCCCTGCTGCAGACGATAACGACGCTTCCCGAATCGTTCGAGGGAGAAAACACCTGTGCGGATATTCATCTGACAAAGGACGGACGTTTCCTGTACGCCTCCAATCGCGGACACGACAGCATCACCGTTTATCGGACGGATAACGAAGGCGGGCTGGAGCTTGTTCAGCATGTTTCGACCGGCGGACGGACGCCGCGGAATTTCGCGTTATCGAACGACGAACGCTATTTGCTTGCGGCGAACCAGGATTCGAACCGCATCGTTTCGTTTTCGCTGGACGGCGAAACCGGGCGCCTTGCGCCGACGGGTCACACGCTCGAAGCCGGCAAGCCCGTATGCATCCGGTTCGTACCGTCCGAATAA
- a CDS encoding peptidylprolyl isomerase yields MLRINHRRKGVLLLLAAVLAFALAGCGKKQEEAATPPPKDTAGTQESSGTPAAPPKAGEGKTIATYKDGDKTGTVTDKEFDQYTAFFVNMINPQAEMYFSIPQLKEQFLREYIGYKILSARLTQDKRDAVKADADNFYNQVKTAEGQQADLKKKLDDAGLTEGVIKYYFSMVQAIQKDEESKVTDADIKKLYDADPKGFSLVTLRHILIMTKDPQTGEEKHKDADALKIAKEVKAKLDKGGDWNALAKQYSEDPGSKDKGGLYENVEPRLWVAGFKDAALSQPIGKVGDPVKSDYGYHVIEVEKRAEQPYDKLPQSDKDELKQTATQNLLNDFMTNELPKLITKIDLPQEPAPNTGGTANPGSANQGAGNTGASNQGAAQSGNAAKK; encoded by the coding sequence ATGTTGCGCATTAACCACCGGAGAAAAGGAGTCCTGCTTCTGCTTGCGGCCGTGCTGGCGTTCGCGCTGGCGGGCTGCGGGAAGAAGCAGGAAGAGGCGGCAACGCCGCCGCCTAAAGATACGGCGGGGACGCAGGAATCGTCGGGGACGCCGGCGGCGCCGCCGAAAGCGGGCGAAGGCAAGACGATCGCCACGTATAAGGACGGGGACAAGACGGGCACCGTTACGGACAAGGAGTTCGATCAATATACGGCGTTTTTCGTCAACATGATCAACCCGCAGGCGGAGATGTATTTCAGCATTCCGCAGCTCAAGGAACAGTTTCTCCGCGAATATATCGGCTACAAAATTTTAAGCGCCCGGCTGACGCAGGACAAGCGGGATGCGGTGAAAGCCGACGCCGACAATTTCTATAATCAGGTGAAGACGGCGGAAGGCCAGCAGGCCGACTTGAAGAAGAAGCTGGACGACGCCGGATTGACCGAAGGCGTGATCAAGTATTATTTCTCGATGGTACAAGCTATCCAGAAGGACGAAGAGAGCAAAGTGACCGACGCCGACATCAAGAAGCTGTACGACGCCGATCCGAAAGGCTTCTCGCTTGTGACGCTGCGCCACATCCTCATTATGACGAAGGATCCGCAGACGGGCGAAGAGAAGCATAAGGATGCGGACGCGCTCAAAATCGCCAAAGAAGTGAAGGCCAAGCTGGACAAGGGCGGCGATTGGAACGCGCTGGCGAAGCAGTATTCCGAGGATCCCGGCTCCAAGGACAAGGGCGGGTTATACGAGAACGTCGAGCCGCGGCTTTGGGTGGCGGGATTTAAAGATGCCGCACTGAGCCAGCCGATCGGCAAAGTCGGCGATCCGGTCAAATCCGACTACGGTTACCACGTCATCGAGGTGGAGAAGCGGGCCGAGCAGCCTTACGATAAACTGCCTCAATCCGACAAGGACGAGCTGAAGCAGACGGCGACGCAAAACCTGCTGAACGATTTTATGACGAACGAGCTGCCGAAGCTGATCACGAAGATCGACCTGCCGCAGGAGCCGGCGCCGAATACGGGCGGTACGGCGAATCCGGGTTCCGCGAATCAAGGCGCAGGCAACACAGGCGCTTCCAATCAAGGCGCGGCGCAAAGCGGCAACGCGGCGAAGAAATAA